Proteins encoded in a region of the Desulfovibrio sp. genome:
- a CDS encoding RNA ligase → MDYDTLLGGLNAAIADGVVYERRDGDLSLFCYTTRAVYDEVWNQFTSVARGLVLDRAARRIVATPFPKFHNLGEGGRTAPSDDFEAFEKLDGSLIIAFHHNDNWRTATKGEFNSDQAKAALSKLPFGRMAPGPTYLSELIGPSNKIVVRYPEDECRLLGVYADDGREWTRREMEALDLGGMPLARVFACASLAALVAHTATLPVGEEGYVLRFADGTRLKLKGNEYRRLHALISNLSPLTVWDAMQAGSDLAMRRDLPEEFWDDFDQIRTLLQRQLDSIVAEIDAEATKWSAATDKEVGLALKTIPEPARSFLFAHRKGQMADTRTRQALYRLIRPTGNVLDGYVASYAVRRAAEEMEG, encoded by the coding sequence ATGGACTACGACACCCTGCTCGGCGGGCTGAATGCGGCCATTGCCGACGGGGTGGTGTACGAACGGCGGGATGGCGATCTCTCGCTGTTCTGCTACACCACGCGCGCCGTTTACGACGAGGTGTGGAACCAGTTCACGAGCGTCGCCCGTGGTCTCGTTCTGGACCGGGCTGCCCGGCGGATCGTCGCCACGCCGTTCCCAAAATTCCACAACCTCGGCGAAGGCGGACGCACCGCGCCGTCCGACGACTTCGAGGCTTTCGAGAAGTTGGACGGGTCGCTGATCATTGCCTTCCACCACAATGACAATTGGCGGACGGCGACCAAGGGCGAGTTCAACTCGGACCAAGCCAAGGCGGCCTTGTCCAAGCTCCCGTTCGGGCGGATGGCGCCTGGGCCGACCTACCTGTCCGAACTGATCGGGCCGTCGAACAAGATCGTGGTTCGGTATCCGGAGGACGAATGCCGCCTTCTGGGTGTCTATGCCGACGACGGGCGCGAGTGGACACGCCGGGAGATGGAGGCTCTCGACCTCGGCGGCATGCCGCTGGCGCGCGTGTTCGCCTGCGCTTCGCTGGCGGCACTGGTCGCTCACACCGCCACCCTGCCGGTCGGCGAGGAAGGTTACGTGCTGCGCTTCGCCGACGGCACCCGTCTGAAGCTGAAAGGCAATGAATATCGGCGCCTGCATGCGCTGATCAGCAACCTGTCGCCGCTGACCGTCTGGGATGCCATGCAGGCCGGGAGCGACCTGGCCATGCGGCGCGACTTGCCGGAGGAGTTCTGGGACGACTTCGACCAGATCCGCACCCTTTTGCAGCGGCAGCTTGACAGCATCGTGGCCGAGATCGACGCGGAAGCGACGAAGTGGTCGGCCGCCACCGACAAGGAAGTCGGGCTGGCTCTGAAAACTATCCCCGAGCCGGCTCGGTCGTTCCTGTTCGCCCATCGCAAAGGTCAGATGGCGGACACCAGGACGCGGCAGGCCCTATACCGGCTCATCCGTCCCACCGGGAACGTCCTCGACGGGTATGTTGCCAGCTATGCTGTGCGCCGCGCCGCAGAGGAAATGGAGGGATGA
- a CDS encoding HD domain-containing protein, whose protein sequence is MPTLIARAAAFAAEAHAAVGQVRKYTGEPYVEHPRAVARLVADAGGDDAMVAAAWLHDVVEDTRVSLDEIRGQFGDAVADRGWWG, encoded by the coding sequence ATGCCCACCCTCATCGCCCGCGCCGCTGCATTCGCCGCCGAAGCACACGCGGCCGTCGGCCAGGTGCGGAAGTACACCGGCGAGCCCTATGTCGAGCATCCGCGGGCCGTGGCCCGCTTAGTGGCCGACGCTGGCGGCGACGATGCCATGGTGGCCGCGGCGTGGCTGCATGACGTGGTCGAGGACACCCGGGTCTCGCTCGACGAGATCCGCGGCCAGTTCGGCGACGCCGTGGCCGACCGGGGGTGGTGGGGG